One window of Acropora palmata chromosome 1, jaAcrPala1.3, whole genome shotgun sequence genomic DNA carries:
- the LOC141859154 gene encoding protein prenyltransferase alpha subunit repeat-containing protein 1-like: MAEEPTCCSVDLGERLFCSINKAFIADPDIDEFDIIPCLHCQGEQRSQEENLLVLENHKLGVKSWCIKPLFLFAYNKLIRSRLKGRKHFSLTVTESVQLTRAVLLINAECYTAWNARKEMIASGVLSLRDDWKLSSVVLSKHPRSAETFSHRRWIIIHLEKQQGRDEFIQRYLKDELAIGLRAAECYADNYTAWSHRAWLVERYIHDQKRKLSCELHILRMWTERHVSDNCGFHYRQCLLKHLKSVCSQREMLDLLLSELEFITDLIWTYPGHEVVWHHRKFIYHVWNQWLSDVTSETLPETACSTSNDSNKTGIFHEERRSSISAIPSLYELASNSCRILKEFDLYSKLKEVFGSNTSLLSTPAEIGFCDTVIAESEGPVGEVQRRCALNYKRWILLQGASCNSTCNGIGVENTTATSIMENDVT, translated from the exons ATGGCGGAAGAGCCCACTTGTTGCTCCGTTGATCTTGGAGAAAGACTTTTCTGTTCTATAAACAAGGCTTTCATCGCTGATCCCGATAT TGATGAATTTGACATTATACCCTGTTTACACTGTCAAGGAGAACAGAGAAGCCAAGAAGAAAATCTTTTAGTCCTTGAAAATCATAAACTTGGTGTAAAGTCATGGTGCATTAAACCTCTTTTCCTATTTGCGTATAACAAACTTATAAGGAGCCGATTAAAAGGAAGGAAGCACTTCAGTTTGACAG tcaCTGAATCAGTTCAGCTTACCAGAGCTGTTCTTTTAATTAATGCCGAGTGCTACACAGCTTGGAATGCAAG GAAAGAAATGATAGCATCTGGAGTTCTAAGTTTAAGAGATGACTGGAAACTTTCAAGTGTCGTTCTTTCAAAGCATCCAAGAAGTGCCGAGACATTTTCACATAG GAGATGGATTATTATCCACCTTGAAAAGCAACAAGGCCGAGATGAATTCATTCAACGTTACTTGAAAGACGAGCTTGCCATTGGCCTGCGAGCTGCAGAGTGTTATGCGGATAACTACACTGCATGGAGCCACAGGGCCTGGCTTGTGGAAAGATACATCCACGATCAGAAAAGG AAACTGTCGTGTGAGCTTCACATTTTGAGGATGTGGACAGAGAGACATGTTTCAGATAATTGTGGCTTTCATTACAGGCAATGCCTTCTGAAACATCTTAAGAGTGTCTG TTCACAGAGAGAGATGTTAGATCTGCTGCTTTCAGAATTAGAATTTATCACAGATCTGATTTGGACATATCCTGGACACGAGGTTGTTTGGCATCACAG GAAATTTATTTATCATGTTTGGAATCAGTGGCTTTCGGATGTTACTTCTGAAACTCTCCCAGAAACTGCATGTTCAACGAGCAACGATTCAAATAAAACTGGAATTTTCCACGAAGAACGAAGATCTTCAATATCTGCCATTCCCTCGCTATATGAACTAGCAAGCAACTCTTGCAGGATTTTAAAAGAATTTGACCTGTATTCAAAACTAAAAGAAGTTTTTGGAAGTAACACATCGCTCCTGTCTACCCCCGCTGAAATAGGGTTTTGTGATACCGTCATTGCCGAGAGTGAAGGGCCCGTGGGGGAGGTACAAAGAAGGTGTGCACTGAATTACAAGCGGTGGATTTTGTTACAAGGTGCTTCATGTAATTCTACATGTAACGGGATTGGAGTAGAAAACACGACTGCAACAAGCATAATGGAAAACGACGTGACGTAG